The Oxalobacteraceae bacterium OTU3CINTB1 genome includes a window with the following:
- the hutC gene encoding histidine utilization repressor yields MFQRIKDHLLAQIAAGVWKEGDVIPSEQALVKQFGVSRMTVNRAVRELTAEQVLTRRQGSGTYVAQQKYQATLVEIKSIADEVRARGHVHRSSLQQLERAKASDLMAKQFDLPAGHPLFHSVIIHFENGVPIQVEDRWVNPLCAPDYMEQDFASTTPNEYLMKAAPLQGATYSIEALATPRDIADMLAIDTRQACLVLKRQTLSGGRIASIATMWHPGHRYQFAGSFAQ; encoded by the coding sequence ATCTTCCAGCGCATCAAAGACCATTTGCTGGCGCAGATCGCCGCCGGCGTCTGGAAGGAAGGCGACGTCATCCCGTCCGAACAGGCGCTGGTCAAACAATTCGGCGTCTCCCGCATGACCGTCAACCGCGCCGTGCGCGAACTGACGGCCGAACAGGTGCTCACGCGCCGCCAGGGCTCCGGCACCTACGTCGCCCAGCAAAAATACCAGGCCACGCTGGTGGAGATCAAATCGATCGCCGACGAGGTGCGCGCGCGCGGCCACGTCCACCGCAGCAGCCTGCAGCAGCTCGAGCGCGCCAAGGCCAGCGACCTGATGGCCAAGCAGTTCGACCTGCCGGCCGGCCACCCGCTGTTCCATTCGGTGATCATCCACTTCGAGAACGGCGTGCCGATCCAGGTCGAGGACCGCTGGGTCAACCCGCTGTGCGCGCCCGACTACATGGAGCAGGACTTCGCCAGCACCACCCCCAACGAATACCTGATGAAGGCGGCCCCGCTGCAGGGCGCCACCTACAGCATCGAGGCGCTGGCCACGCCGCGCGACATCGCCGACATGCTGGCCATCGACACCCGGCAAGCCTGCCTGGTGCTCAAGCGCCAGACCCTTTCGGGCGGGCGCATCGCCAGCATCGCCACCATGTGGCACCCCGGCCACCGCTACCAGTTCGCCGGCAGCTTCGCGCAATAG
- the ada gene encoding bifunctional DNA-binding transcriptional regulator/O6-methylguanine-DNA methyltransferase Ada has protein sequence MDKLTDKATETGYADEQSRWAAVQRRDAGADGVFWYSVRSTGVYCRPSCGARPALRKNVAFHDSREAALQAGFRPCLRCKPEEPPLAERRAALVAEACRLIDAADEAPDLDRLAAAVGVSRFHFHRLFKAVTGITPKAYAQARRARRVQDGLTRQATVTEAIYDAGFNSSGRFYASSPAVLGMTPTAFRAGGAGTVIRFAIAACSLGAILVASTAQGICAILIDDDPDFLVRDLQDRFPKAELIGAEAEYEQVVSRVVGMVERPGIGLDLPLDVRGTAFQQRVWQVLREIPAGRTVSYAELAELVGVPKGARAVAGACAANALAVAIPCHRVVRNDGAISGYRWGVDRKAALLDRERLGNE, from the coding sequence ATGGACAAGTTAACAGACAAGGCGACCGAGACGGGCTACGCCGACGAGCAGTCGCGCTGGGCCGCCGTGCAGCGGCGCGACGCCGGCGCCGACGGCGTGTTCTGGTATTCGGTGCGCAGCACCGGGGTGTACTGCCGGCCGTCGTGCGGGGCGCGGCCGGCCTTGCGCAAGAACGTGGCGTTCCACGACAGCCGCGAGGCGGCGCTGCAAGCCGGTTTCCGGCCCTGCCTGCGCTGCAAGCCCGAAGAGCCGCCGCTGGCCGAGCGCCGCGCCGCGCTGGTGGCCGAGGCCTGCCGCCTGATCGACGCCGCCGACGAGGCGCCGGACCTGGACCGCCTGGCCGCCGCCGTCGGCGTCAGCCGCTTTCATTTCCACCGGCTGTTCAAGGCGGTCACCGGGATCACCCCGAAAGCCTATGCCCAGGCGCGGCGCGCGCGGCGGGTGCAGGACGGCTTGACGCGCCAGGCCACGGTCACCGAGGCGATCTACGATGCCGGCTTCAATTCCAGCGGCCGTTTCTACGCCAGTTCGCCAGCGGTGCTGGGCATGACGCCGACCGCCTTCCGCGCCGGCGGCGCCGGCACGGTGATCCGCTTCGCCATCGCCGCCTGTTCTCTGGGCGCGATCCTGGTGGCCAGCACGGCGCAGGGCATCTGCGCGATCCTGATCGACGACGATCCCGACTTCCTGGTGCGCGACCTGCAGGACCGCTTTCCCAAGGCGGAGCTGATCGGCGCCGAGGCGGAGTACGAGCAGGTGGTCTCGCGCGTGGTGGGCATGGTCGAACGGCCCGGGATCGGCCTCGATCTGCCGCTCGACGTGCGTGGGACGGCGTTCCAGCAGCGGGTGTGGCAGGTGTTGCGCGAAATACCTGCCGGGCGCACGGTCAGCTACGCCGAGCTGGCGGAGCTGGTGGGCGTGCCCAAGGGCGCGCGCGCAGTGGCCGGCGCCTGCGCGGCCAACGCGCTGGCGGTGGCGATTCCCTGCCACCGGGTGGTGCGCAACGATGGCGCGATTTCCGGCTACCGCTGGGGCGTGGACCGCAAGGCGGCGCTGTTGGACCGGGAAAGGCTGGGCAATGAGTAG
- a CDS encoding 2OG-Fe(II) oxygenase has translation MALANARRAVGAAAGIAVHVAGLDWQAIADELTAHGYAIVPGMLTADESVAMAAQYAQSQLFRSRVVMARHGFGSGEYQYFRYPLPSMISALRQALYGPLAAIANRWHEALDIDTRFPADHADFLARCHAAGQNRPTPLLLQYAAGDYNCLHQDLYGEHVFPLQVAILLSEPGKDFDGGEFVLTEQRPRMQSRVEVVPLRRGDMVIFPVNHRPVQGTRGVYRVAMRHGVSRVRAVAATEAGAGAGARTIAVRHTLGVIFHDAT, from the coding sequence CTGGCGCTGGCCAACGCGCGCCGCGCCGTGGGCGCGGCCGCCGGCATCGCCGTGCATGTGGCGGGGCTGGACTGGCAAGCCATCGCCGACGAGCTCACTGCGCATGGCTACGCCATCGTCCCCGGCATGCTGACCGCCGACGAAAGCGTCGCCATGGCCGCGCAGTACGCGCAGTCGCAGCTGTTCCGCAGCCGCGTGGTGATGGCGCGGCACGGCTTCGGCAGCGGCGAGTATCAATACTTCCGCTACCCGCTGCCGTCGATGATTTCGGCGCTGCGGCAGGCGCTGTATGGGCCGCTGGCCGCCATCGCCAACCGCTGGCACGAGGCGCTGGACATCGACACCCGCTTCCCGGCCGACCACGCCGACTTCCTGGCGCGCTGCCACGCCGCCGGCCAGAACCGTCCGACGCCGCTGCTGCTGCAATACGCGGCGGGGGACTACAACTGCCTGCACCAGGACCTGTACGGCGAGCACGTGTTCCCGCTGCAGGTGGCGATTTTGCTCAGCGAACCGGGCAAGGATTTCGACGGCGGCGAGTTCGTGCTGACCGAGCAGCGCCCGCGCATGCAGTCGCGGGTCGAGGTGGTGCCGCTGCGGCGCGGCGACATGGTGATTTTCCCGGTCAACCACCGTCCGGTGCAAGGCACGCGCGGCGTTTACCGGGTGGCCATGCGTCACGGCGTGAGCCGGGTGCGCGCGGTAGCAGCAACCGAGGCCGGCGCCGGCGCAGGCGCGCGCACCATCGCGGTGCGCCATACCTTGGGCGTCATCTTTCACGACGCCACCTGA